Proteins encoded in a region of the Massilia sp. UMI-21 genome:
- a CDS encoding 2-(1,2-epoxy-1,2-dihydrophenyl)acetyl-CoA isomerase, protein MSYESIQFKIENGIALLTLNRPDRLNSFTQAMHLEVRDALDKLQADKSVRVLVLTGAGRGFCAGQDLQDRAVAPGAPGVDLGESVEKFYAPLVLTLKSLPMPVICAVNGVAAGAGANLALACDIVLAAKSASFIEAFCKLGLIPDTGGTWHLPRLIGPARATGLAMLGEKLTAEKAEQWGLIWACVPDDALMDQAMAMAEHFAAAPTRGLAFTKKALQASWSNTLPEQLKLEGEMMRELGYSHDYREGVAAFIAKRPAHFKGE, encoded by the coding sequence ATGAGCTACGAATCCATCCAGTTCAAGATCGAGAACGGCATCGCCCTCCTGACCCTGAACCGCCCCGACCGCCTGAACAGCTTCACCCAGGCCATGCACCTCGAAGTGCGCGACGCCCTCGACAAGCTGCAGGCCGACAAATCCGTGCGGGTGCTGGTGCTGACCGGCGCCGGCCGCGGTTTCTGCGCCGGCCAGGACCTGCAAGACCGCGCCGTGGCGCCGGGCGCACCCGGCGTCGACCTGGGCGAATCGGTCGAGAAGTTCTACGCCCCGCTGGTGCTGACGCTCAAGTCGCTGCCGATGCCGGTGATCTGCGCGGTCAACGGCGTGGCCGCCGGCGCCGGCGCCAACCTGGCCCTGGCCTGCGACATCGTGCTGGCCGCGAAATCGGCCAGCTTCATCGAAGCCTTCTGCAAGCTCGGGCTGATCCCCGACACCGGCGGCACCTGGCACCTGCCGCGCCTGATCGGCCCGGCGCGCGCCACCGGGCTGGCCATGCTGGGCGAGAAGCTCACCGCCGAGAAGGCCGAGCAATGGGGCCTGATCTGGGCCTGCGTGCCCGACGACGCGCTGATGGACCAGGCCATGGCCATGGCCGAGCACTTCGCCGCCGCGCCGACCCGCGGCCTGGCCTTCACCAAGAAAGCCCTGCAGGCCAGCTGGTCCAACACCCTGCCGGAACAGCTCAAGCTCGAAGGCGAGATGATGCGCGAACTGGGCTACAGCCACGACTACCGCGAAGGCGTCGCCGCCTTCATCGCCAAGCGTCCGGCGCACTTCAAGGGAGAATAA
- the paaK gene encoding phenylacetate-CoA oxygenase/reductase subunit PaaK gives MSKFYPLNVAKVKQETRDAIAVTFDVPAELKPAFAYQQGQHLTLRAMIDGEDVRRSYSICSAVQDDTLRVAIKRVAGGQFSTWANEHLKPGVTLEVMPPMGHFNVALDPQSERHYLAFAAGSGITPILSIVKTTLQAEPKSRFTIVYGNRASSSVIFRDELTDLKDTYMDRLKLVYVMSREQQDIELFNGRITEEKCGLFLRHWIDIEDIDVAFICGPEDMMHGVSRSLQAAGLAKEQIRIELFAASIPKHEHKPRRVEAGQQHLTEVTVIMDGSAASFTMDKDKESILDAGLRAGIDMRYSCKGGVCSTCRCKVLDGQVEMDVNYALEDYEVARGFVLSCQSFPISDKVVVDFDIAE, from the coding sequence ATGAGCAAATTCTATCCACTGAACGTGGCCAAGGTGAAGCAGGAGACCCGCGACGCCATCGCCGTCACCTTCGACGTCCCGGCCGAACTGAAACCGGCGTTCGCCTACCAGCAGGGCCAGCACCTGACCCTGCGCGCGATGATCGACGGCGAAGACGTGCGCCGTTCCTATTCGATCTGTTCGGCGGTGCAGGACGATACCCTGCGCGTCGCGATCAAGCGGGTGGCCGGCGGCCAGTTCTCGACCTGGGCCAACGAACACCTGAAGCCCGGCGTCACCCTCGAGGTGATGCCGCCGATGGGCCACTTCAACGTGGCGCTCGACCCGCAGAGCGAGCGCCACTACCTCGCTTTTGCTGCCGGCAGCGGCATCACGCCGATCCTGTCGATCGTGAAAACCACGCTCCAGGCCGAGCCGAAGAGCCGCTTCACCATCGTCTACGGCAACCGCGCCTCGTCGAGCGTGATCTTCCGCGATGAGCTGACCGACCTCAAGGACACCTACATGGACCGGCTCAAGCTGGTGTATGTGATGAGCCGCGAGCAGCAGGACATCGAACTCTTCAACGGCCGCATCACCGAAGAGAAATGCGGCCTGTTCCTGCGCCACTGGATCGACATCGAGGACATCGACGTGGCTTTCATCTGCGGCCCCGAAGACATGATGCACGGCGTGTCGCGGTCGCTGCAGGCGGCCGGGCTGGCGAAAGAGCAGATCCGCATCGAGCTGTTCGCGGCCAGCATCCCCAAGCACGAGCACAAGCCGCGCAGGGTGGAAGCCGGGCAGCAGCACCTGACCGAAGTCACCGTCATCATGGACGGCAGCGCGGCCAGCTTCACGATGGACAAGGACAAGGAATCCATCCTCGACGCCGGCCTGCGCGCGGGCATCGACATGCGCTACTCCTGCAAGGGCGGCGTGTGCTCGACCTGCCGCTGCAAGGTGCTCGACGGGCAGGTGGAGATGGACGTCAACTACGCGCTGGAAGATTACGAAGTCGCGCGCGGGTTCGTGCTCAGCTGCCAGAGCTTCCCGATCAGCGACAAGGTCGTGGTCGACTTCGACATCGCCGAATAG
- the paaJ gene encoding phenylacetate-CoA oxygenase subunit PaaJ, translated as MSAVGVDLEQVWSWLGEVADPEIPVISVVDLGIVREVAFDGDACVVTITPTYSGCPAMQVIAEAVKQALQAHGLEQVRIVSRLAPAWTTDWMSDAGKAALKGYGIAPPVQQAIDISGLHAGIRRRAAPEVACPHCGSAHTQLTSEFGSTPCKALYKCLDCREPFDYFKCH; from the coding sequence ATGAGCGCGGTCGGCGTCGACTTGGAGCAGGTCTGGAGCTGGCTCGGCGAAGTCGCCGATCCGGAGATCCCGGTCATCTCGGTGGTCGACCTCGGCATCGTGCGCGAGGTCGCCTTCGATGGTGACGCTTGCGTGGTGACCATCACGCCGACCTATTCGGGCTGCCCGGCGATGCAGGTGATCGCCGAAGCGGTGAAACAGGCCTTGCAGGCGCACGGCCTGGAGCAGGTGCGCATCGTCAGCCGCCTGGCGCCCGCCTGGACCACCGATTGGATGAGCGACGCCGGCAAGGCCGCCCTCAAGGGCTACGGCATCGCGCCGCCGGTGCAGCAGGCGATCGACATCAGCGGCCTGCATGCCGGCATCCGCCGCCGCGCCGCGCCCGAGGTGGCCTGCCCGCACTGCGGCTCGGCGCACACCCAGCTGACCAGCGAATTCGGCTCGACGCCATGCAAGGCGCTGTACAAGTGCCTCGACTGCCGCGAGCCTTTCGATTACTTCAAGTGCCACTGA
- the paaC gene encoding phenylacetate-CoA oxygenase subunit PaaC, which yields MEAKIAYLLRQGDNALILSQQLCQLCGKGPALEEDMALSNVALDLLGQTRMWLTYAGELEGKGRDEDRLAFHRDAHDYRNCLLVEQPNGSYAEVVMRQFLFDTWHYFLMDGLTRSSDARIAEIAHKSIKEVTYHLRRSGDLVVRLGDGTDVSHARMQAALDELWMYSGEMFLYDAVDNAMVEQGVAPAVESLRKDCFDHMAEVFAEATLAMPSPDAYMQRGGKQGRHTERLGYILAEMQFLQRAYPGAQW from the coding sequence ATGGAAGCAAAAATCGCGTATCTGCTGCGCCAGGGCGACAACGCCCTGATCCTGTCGCAGCAACTGTGCCAGCTGTGCGGCAAGGGACCGGCGCTGGAAGAAGACATGGCGCTGTCGAACGTCGCGCTCGACCTGCTGGGCCAGACCCGCATGTGGCTCACCTATGCCGGCGAACTGGAAGGCAAAGGCCGCGACGAAGACCGCCTGGCCTTCCACCGCGACGCCCACGACTACCGCAACTGCCTGCTGGTCGAGCAGCCCAACGGCAGCTATGCCGAGGTCGTCATGCGCCAGTTCCTGTTCGATACCTGGCACTACTTCCTGATGGACGGCCTGACCCGCTCGAGCGACGCGCGCATCGCCGAGATCGCGCACAAGTCGATCAAGGAAGTCACCTACCACCTGCGCCGATCCGGCGACCTGGTGGTGCGCCTGGGCGACGGCACCGATGTCAGCCACGCCAGGATGCAGGCCGCGCTGGACGAGCTGTGGATGTACAGCGGCGAGATGTTCCTCTACGACGCGGTCGACAACGCGATGGTGGAGCAGGGTGTCGCCCCGGCCGTCGAATCGCTGCGCAAGGACTGCTTCGACCACATGGCCGAAGTGTTCGCGGAAGCCACGCTCGCCATGCCGTCGCCGGACGCGTACATGCAGCGCGGCGGCAAGCAGGGACGCCATACCGAGCGCCTGGGCTACATCCTGGCCGAGATGCAGTTCCTGCAGCGCGCCTACCCGGGAGCGCAGTGGTAA
- the paaB gene encoding 1,2-phenylacetyl-CoA epoxidase subunit B, with translation MSKEWPLWEVFIRSQHGLAHKHVGSLHAPDAEMAVNNARDVYTRRNEGVSIWVVRAQDIVASSPNDKEALFEPANSKVYRHPTFFPMPEEVKNL, from the coding sequence ATGAGCAAAGAATGGCCCCTGTGGGAAGTCTTCATCCGCAGCCAGCACGGCCTGGCCCACAAGCACGTGGGCAGCCTGCACGCGCCTGACGCCGAGATGGCGGTCAACAACGCGCGCGACGTCTACACCCGTCGCAACGAAGGCGTCAGCATCTGGGTCGTGCGCGCCCAGGACATCGTGGCCAGCAGCCCGAACGACAAGGAAGCCCTGTTCGAGCCGGCCAACAGCAAGGTATACCGCCACCCGACCTTCTTCCCGATGCCGGAAGAAGTCAAGAACCTGTAA
- the paaA gene encoding 1,2-phenylacetyl-CoA epoxidase subunit A: protein MYAQMVETGLKKVRTEEDMNAEEAAFQARIDAGIKIEPKDWMPEAYRKTLIRQISQHAHSEIVGQLPEGNWVTRAPTLQRKSVLLAKIQDEAGHGLYLYSAAETLGVSRDELLQALHAGKAKYSSIFNYPSLSWADMGAIGWLVDGSAIINQIPLCRCSYGPYARAMVRVCKEESFHARQGYDIMMALAKGTPEQKAMAQDALNRWWWPSLMMFGPSDAESVNSAQSTAWRIKLFSNDELRQRMVDQTVPQAEYLGLSIPDPDLKWNAERGSYDFGPIDWSEFYNVLKGNGPCNRERLRTRVKAYEDGEWFRDALVAHAEKKAAKRVA from the coding sequence ATGTACGCACAGATGGTGGAGACCGGACTCAAGAAAGTCCGTACCGAAGAAGACATGAACGCCGAAGAAGCGGCGTTCCAGGCGCGCATCGACGCCGGCATCAAGATCGAGCCCAAGGACTGGATGCCCGAGGCCTACCGCAAGACCCTGATTCGCCAGATCTCGCAGCACGCGCACAGCGAGATCGTCGGCCAGCTGCCGGAAGGGAACTGGGTCACGCGCGCCCCGACGCTGCAGCGCAAGTCGGTCCTGCTGGCCAAGATCCAGGACGAGGCCGGCCACGGCCTGTACCTGTACAGCGCCGCCGAAACCCTGGGCGTGTCGCGCGACGAGCTGCTGCAGGCGCTGCACGCGGGCAAGGCGAAATACTCGAGCATCTTCAACTATCCGAGCCTGAGCTGGGCCGACATGGGCGCCATCGGCTGGCTGGTGGACGGCTCGGCCATCATCAACCAGATCCCGCTCTGCCGCTGCTCGTACGGCCCGTATGCGCGCGCCATGGTCCGCGTCTGCAAGGAAGAGTCCTTCCACGCGCGCCAGGGCTACGACATCATGATGGCCCTCGCCAAGGGCACGCCAGAACAGAAGGCGATGGCCCAGGATGCGCTGAACCGCTGGTGGTGGCCGTCCCTGATGATGTTCGGTCCGTCGGACGCCGAGTCGGTCAACAGCGCGCAGTCGACCGCCTGGCGCATCAAGCTGTTCTCGAACGACGAGCTGCGCCAGCGCATGGTCGACCAGACCGTGCCGCAGGCCGAATACCTGGGCCTGAGCATCCCCGACCCCGACCTGAAATGGAACGCAGAGCGCGGTTCCTACGATTTCGGCCCCATCGACTGGAGCGAGTTCTATAACGTCCTGAAGGGCAACGGCCCCTGCAACCGCGAGCGCCTGCGCACCCGCGTCAAGGCGTACGAAGACGGCGAATGGTTCCGCGACGCCCTGGTCGCCCACGCCGAGAAGAAAGCCGCAAAGCGGGTCGCGTAG
- the paaX gene encoding phenylacetic acid degradation operon negative regulatory protein PaaX: MTRLTSGEWIDHFLTTDPPRHKSLVMTLCGDAIAPHGGAFWLGSMIELMAPLGVSDRLVRTSVFRLVQEGWLAATREGRRSRYALDPAALPRFERANRRIYSPPGLHWDGRWTFVLAPASSIDGDLRALLRKELEWEGFAMLASGVMAHPAPDRDTLRELLARAGAVDKVFVCDAAELPGVGARPLPELAGDAWDLSSVVAAYRQFIDGFTPVAALLEERAGIAPQDAFAIRSLLIHAYRRVQLHDPMLPLALLPGPWPGSDAYELARRIYRLTHARSEEHIMTMLRKEDASTPEADSDFHARFGGLA, from the coding sequence ATGACAAGACTCACCAGCGGCGAGTGGATCGACCACTTCCTCACGACCGACCCGCCCCGCCATAAATCCCTGGTCATGACCTTGTGCGGCGACGCCATCGCCCCGCACGGCGGCGCCTTCTGGCTGGGCAGCATGATCGAGTTGATGGCGCCGCTCGGCGTATCCGACCGGCTGGTGCGCACCAGCGTGTTCCGCCTGGTGCAGGAGGGCTGGCTGGCGGCCACCCGCGAAGGGCGGCGCAGCCGCTACGCGCTCGATCCGGCAGCCCTGCCGCGCTTCGAGCGCGCCAATCGCCGCATCTATTCGCCGCCGGGCTTGCACTGGGACGGCCGCTGGACCTTCGTGCTGGCGCCCGCCAGCAGCATCGACGGCGACCTGCGCGCGCTGCTGCGCAAGGAATTGGAATGGGAAGGTTTCGCGATGCTGGCCTCGGGCGTGATGGCCCATCCGGCTCCCGACCGCGACACCCTGCGCGAACTGCTGGCGCGCGCCGGCGCCGTGGACAAGGTCTTCGTGTGCGATGCGGCCGAGCTGCCGGGCGTCGGCGCGCGTCCGCTGCCGGAACTGGCGGGCGATGCCTGGGACCTCTCCAGCGTGGTCGCGGCCTACCGCCAGTTCATCGACGGTTTCACGCCGGTGGCAGCACTGCTGGAAGAGCGCGCCGGCATCGCCCCGCAAGACGCCTTCGCCATCCGCAGCCTGCTGATCCACGCCTACCGGCGGGTGCAGCTGCACGACCCGATGCTGCCGCTCGCGCTGCTGCCGGGTCCGTGGCCGGGCAGCGACGCCTACGAGCTGGCCAGGCGCATCTACCGGCTGACCCATGCCCGGTCCGAGGAACACATCATGACGATGCTGCGCAAGGAAGACGCATCGACGCCGGAAGCGGACAGCGATTTCCATGCGCGCTTCGGCGGTCTCGCCTGA